From Onychostoma macrolepis isolate SWU-2019 chromosome 05, ASM1243209v1, whole genome shotgun sequence, one genomic window encodes:
- the c5 gene encoding complement C5 isoform X1 has product MIPETFSRYVLNNGKKEVHLDIKSALSSMPDGPQSLSAMKENSFLRVRVLLQESTGGISQEAVLSNVRFVETPFTLSLISTPPFIKPGLPYAMRVLVKDPLGKPVQGVSVKTRATITTADNTLDILKFLGHLDTLTSTSRKDGIAYFTCNIPANVKQAEFTFKTEDPSWSQAPLKLKTESYKSVNHRYLYIDLPESSAFEVGQYIYVNVFFDFRDYLSLKTFSYQILSRGKVVQFDTVKWGGEKNQNLNFKITPDMVPSARLVVYYVLYGEEKAELVADSTWIDVKAKCVNNLNVDISVPISEYVYKPKDKLELRVSTKSRDESLVAFSAVDTALYNLKSNDKDPLKKVLQHVEQSDLGCGRGGGKNNADVFDRVGLMFITNANAKTSSAGGACSDLVRPKRSVDLAQKFEQKAKSYGVFHGCCKSGTASSPMLETCRQRSERLSYPAGFDLRRKRLCKRAFLECCEFAMKHRQENTDKIILSRTAVDFLVDAMPSQIRSYFPESWLWEEHTSKSGSVSITKNLPDSLTTWELRAVGVFSEGICVSEEKIQVSQDISVDVPLPYSMVRGEQIELRGSVYNQRFSSTRFSVTLTATEGVCVFRGAQQEKHGKPHENKGLIEGRSVALVTFYIMALEAGTHTLTFTLTTAWGTESVVKKLKVVPEGIRKEIQSGGRIDPNGVFGTSMRRLEFKNVIPPNIVPKSTVDRILTIHGEVLGELLSIINNPEGLKQLTNLPRGSAEVELTGLLPIYYVYHFLEKTEKWGILGKEAAASEKELKRKMQAGITSIMSFKMKYKHAFSMWSNKDKSASTWVTALMVKTLADIHEYIPLESQVLTNTIKWLIENCQNDDGSFSEKSQTIPFKLMGAGADVTEKTVFLTSFVMIGIKNAMKVPDANLQAFKISIDRAAQYITSNSKKIESLYATAIASYALTLADIHSMSAVNLYDKIKKKAQVHGNPATVRFWQESKPDKDLLKPTDVTAKTVETTVYVLLNTLTRGDSAYAKPILNWLTQDQRYGGGVHSTQNSILTLEALSKYSILASQATLDMIVDIEYKTKGDISRIRLTQQKPVHKPIQVIKNDDIIIKTAMSSGVSFASLRTVYYEMTENNENCHFDLSIDIHERVPNSDDPMLLSQRIVACAKYKPSENSIETESGMTVMEIHLPTGVTPVQEDLDMYQNGFESRISDYKITGDRVILQIDSIPSDDLYCVGFRIQEEFEVGMTRTSVFRVYEFYAPENECMKSYHKQRRRLLRLCEGDQCHCMAAECCNFKSTIDPTITAERLKNDMCKESIKYAFKVLIESSEAAGDFVIYKAKVKVVLKKEQTDDLKTDSEIDLVKKETCHSTNFEVGKQYLIITAESIKIKVNHGYKYKFPLDSHAWVNWWPLNYDCRDAACKQYISVLEDYEFNFLMSGCEN; this is encoded by the exons ATGATACCAGAGACATTTTCAAGATACGTG CTGAATAATGGAAAGAAAGAAGTTCACTTAGACATCAAGTCAGCTTTATCATCCATGCCTGATGGGCCTCAAAGTCTGAGTGCCATGAAAGAAAACAGCTTTCTTCGAGTGAGAGTTTTGCTGCAAGAGTCAACTG GTGGTATCTCCCAGGAGGCAGTGCTCTCAAATGTGAGATTTGTGGAAACTCCATTCACACTGAGTCTGATCTCAACCCCTCCTTTCATCAAACCAGGTCTACCATACGCTATGAGA GTCTTGGTGAAGGATCCTTTGGGTAAACCAGTGCAAGGTGTGTCAGTCAAGACAAGGGCAACCATAACCACAGCTGACAATACACTAGACATCCTCAAATTCTTAGGGCACCTGGATACATTGACAAGTACAAGTCGGAAGGATGGAATTGCGTACTTCACCTGTAATATACCTGCTAATGTGAAACAAGCTGAATTCACT TTTAAGACAGAAGATCCTTCTTGGAGTCAGGCTCCCCTAAAACTAAAGACTGAATCATATAAGTCTGTCAACCATCGTTACCTGTACATCGATTTACCTGAATCCTCAGCATTTGAAGTTGGACAGTACATTTATGTCAACGTTTTCTTTGATTTTCGTGACTATCTTTCTCTGAAGACCTTCAGCTACCAG ATCCTTTCCAGAGGAAAAGTTGTGCAGTTTGACACAGTTAAGTGGGGCGGTGAAAAGAATCAGAACCTCAACTTTAAGATCACTCCTGACATGGTGCCGTCTGCTCGGCTAGTGGTGTACTACGTCCTGTACGGGGAGGAAAAAGCAGAGCTGGTAGCAGACTCCACGTGGATTGATGTGAAAGCTAAATGTGTTAACAATTTAAAC gtGGACATATCAGTTCCCATCTCAGAGTATGTCTACAAACCCAAAGATAAACTTGAATTAAGAGTGTCAACTAAAAGCAGAGACGAGTCACTGGTGGCTTTTTCTGCCGTAGATACGGCCCTGTACAACCTGAAATCTAATGACAAGGACCCACTAAAAAAG GTGCTACAACATGTTGAGCAAAGTGACTTGGGTTGTGGAAGGGGAGGAGGCAAAAATAATGCTGATGTGTTTGACCGTGTTGGCCTTATGTTCATCACCAATGCAAACGCCAAAACCTCTAGCGCAG GGGGGGCTTGTTCTGACTTGGTTAGGCCAAAGCGTTCAGTTGACCTGGCACAAAAGTTTGAACAAAAGG CCAAAAGCTATGGGGTGTTCCATGGTTGCTGCAAATCTGGGACAGCGAGTAGCCCGATGCTTGAAACCTGTAGACAACGTTCAGAGAGACTGTCTTATCCTGC AGGTTTTGATTTGCGTAGGAAGAGACTGTGTAAGCGTGCTTTCTTGGAATGCTGTGAATTTGCTATGAAGCATCGCCAAGAGAATACGGACAAAATCATTCTAAGTCGCACAG CAGTCGACTTTCTGGTGGATGCGATGCCATCTCAAATTAGGAGCTACTTCCCTGAGAGCTGGTTATGGGAGGAACACACCAGCAA GTCTGGGTCAGTAAGCATTACCAAAAATCTTCCAGATTCACTGACTACATGGGAGCTGAGAGCAGTTGGGGTATTCAGTGAGG GGATCTGTGTGTCAGAGGAAAAGATTCAGGTGTCCCAGGACATTAGTGTGGATGTGCCCTTGCCTTATTCCATGGTTCGTGGAGAGCAGATTGAGCTCCGGGGTTCAGTCTACAATCAGCGTTTTTCAAGCACTCGG ttcaGTGTGACCCTGACGGCAacagagggagtgtgtgtgtttcgTGGAGCTCAACAGGAAAAACATGGAAAGCCACATGAAAACAAAGGGCTAATAGAAGGTCGTTCAGTGGCCTTGGTCACGTTCTACATCATGGCCTTGGAAGCGGGCACTCATACGCTCACTTTCACTTTAACAACTGCATGGGGCACTGAGAGTGTGGTCAAGAAATTGAAAGTTGTG CCAGAGGGAATTAGAAAGGAAATACAAAGTGGTGGAAGAATAGATCCAAATGGAGTGTTTG GCACATCCATGCGGAGGCTtgagtttaaaaatgtaattcctCCAAACATTGTGCCCAAGTCAACTGTGGATCGTATTCTGACAATTCATG GTGAAGTACTGGGAGAGCTTCTGTCGATAATAAACAACCCAGAAGGCTTAAAACAGTTGACTAACCTGCCACGGGGAAGTGCCGAGGTGGAGCTCACGGGTCTCCTGCCAATTTACTATGTCTACCACTTCCTAGAAAAAACAGAGAAATGGGGCATTCTGGGGAAAGAGGCTGCTGCGAGTGAAAAGGAATTAAAGAGGAAGATGCAAGCTG GCATCACTAGCATCATGTCATTTAAGATGAAGTATAAACATGCCTTTAGCATGTGGTCGAACAAGGACAAATCAGCCAGCACCTG GGTGACAGCTCTCATGGTCAAGACTCTTGCTGACATTCATGAATACATCCCTTTGGAGTCTCAAGTGCTGACCAACACCATCAAATGGCTGATTGAAAATTGTCAGAATGATGATGGCTCTTTCTCTGAGAAATCACAGACCATTCCATTTAAACTCATG GGTGCTGGAGCTGATGTCACTGAAAAGACCGTTTTCCTCACATCTTTTGTCATGATTGGAATTAAAAATGCTATGAAGGTCCCAGACGCTAACTTACAG GCCTTTAAAATCTCTATAGATCGTGCCGCGCAGTACATCACCTCTAACTCAAAGAAGATTGAAAGCTTATATGCTACAGCAATAGCATCTTATGCTCTGACACTTGCAGACATCCATAGTATGTCTGCAGTCAATCTTTATGACAAAATCAAAAAGAAGGCTCAAGTTCATG GGAACCCAGCCACAGTTCGTTTCTGGCAGGAGTCCAAACCTGACAAGGATTTATTAAAACCCACTGATGTGACAGCAAAGACTGTGGAAACTACTGTTTACGTCCTGCTTAACACTTTAACCAGAGGTGATTCCGCCTATGCAAAACCCATCCTGAACTGGTTAACACAAGACCAGAGATACGGAGGGGGTGTCCATTCAACACAG AACAGCATTCTCACTTTGGAGGCGCTTAGCAAGTACAGCATCTTAGCCAGTCAAGCCACCTTAGACATGATCGTTGACATTGAATACAAGACTAAAGGTGACATCAGCAGAATCAGACTAACTCAACAGAAGCCTGTGCATAAACCAATACAG gtgatcaaaaatgatgataTTATCATCAAAACTGCAATGAGCTCTGGTGTGTCATTCGCCAGT CTGAGAACAGTGTACTATGAGATGACAGAAAACaatgaaaattgccattttgattTATCAATTGACATTCATGAACGTGTCCCAAATTCAGATG ATCCTATGCTTTTGTCACAGCGGATTGTGGCCTGTGCAAA ATACAAGCCATCTGAAAATTCAATTGAAACGGAGTCAGGAATGACTGTGATGGAAATTCATTTGCCGACCGGTGTGACCCCGGTCCAGGAAGATCTAGATatg TACCAGAATGGATTTGAGTCTCGGATATCAGACTATAAAATCACAGGTGACCGAGTCATCCTTCAGATAGATTCG ATACCATCAGATGACTTATACTGTGTGGGTTTCCGTATTCAAGAGGAATTTGAAGTTGGCATGACCAGAACCTCAGTGTTCAGAGTTTATGAATTTTATGCTCCAG AGAATGAGTGTATGAAGTCGTACCACAAACAAAGACGCAGACTGTTACGACTCTGTGAGGGAGACCAATGCCATTGCATGGCAG CGGAATGCTGCAACTTTAAATCCACCATTGATCCCACAATCACTGCTGAACGGCTTAAAAATGACATGTGCAAAGAAAGCATaaaatatg CATTTAAAGTGTTAATTGAATCATCTGAGGCAGCAGGAGATTTCGTGATCTACAAAGCAAAAGTTAAAGTAGTTCTCAAAAAAG AACAAACAGATGACCTAAAAACAGATTCCGAAATTGATTTGGTGAAAAAGGAAACTTGCCATTCAACAAATTTCGAAGTTGGCAAGCAGTATCTGATCATAACTGCTGAAAGTATTAAGATAAAAGTGAATCATGGTTATAA GTATAAGTTTCCTTTGGACTCACATGCTTGGGTCAACTGGTGGCCACTTAACTATGACTGCAGAGATGCTGCCTGCAAACAATACATCAGTGTTTTGGAGGATTATGAATTTAATTTCTTAATGTCTGGCTGTGAAAATTAA
- the c5 gene encoding complement C5 isoform X2: MMARLFLLFVLHLFVCITVQESVYLITAPKLLRLDASENVVVQLFGYDQEITVHLYLKNTLAPVYKEYASLCLKLNAANNYQASATLRIMPTDFPKEDKFVYLQAISSAFSVHEKIPVTTVNGFLFIQTDKPLYTPEQEVQVRVYSLNEELRKSRRPVTLTFVDPNGIKVEMIDMEDIIGAKPLLPPFKIPLKPTYGIWKIVATYANTFETTATAEFEVKEYVLPSILLHVEPEANYISETNFESFKLKISAKYVHGTPVSSADIFLTFGYSTPEETVMIPETFSRYVLNNGKKEVHLDIKSALSSMPDGPQSLSAMKENSFLRVRVLLQESTGGISQEAVLSNVRFVETPFTLSLISTPPFIKPGLPYAMRVLVKDPLGKPVQGVSVKTRATITTADNTLDILKFLGHLDTLTSTSRKDGIAYFTCNIPANVKQAEFTFKTEDPSWSQAPLKLKTESYKSVNHRYLYIDLPESSAFEVGQYIYVNVFFDFRDYLSLKTFSYQILSRGKVVQFDTVKWGGEKNQNLNFKITPDMVPSARLVVYYVLYGEEKAELVADSTWIDVKAKCVNNLNVDISVPISEYVYKPKDKLELRVSTKSRDESLVAFSAVDTALYNLKSNDKDPLKKVLQHVEQSDLGCGRGGGKNNADVFDRVGLMFITNANAKTSSAGGACSDLVRPKRSVDLAQKFEQKAKSYGVFHGCCKSGTASSPMLETCRQRSERLSYPAGFDLRRKRLCKRAFLECCEFAMKHRQENTDKIILSRTAVDFLVDAMPSQIRSYFPESWLWEEHTSKSGSVSITKNLPDSLTTWELRAVGVFSEGICVSEEKIQVSQDISVDVPLPYSMVRGEQIELRGSVYNQRFSSTRFSVTLTATEGVCVFRGAQQEKHGKPHENKGLIEGRSVALVTFYIMALEAGTHTLTFTLTTAWGTESVVKKLKVVPEGIRKEIQSGGRIDPNGVFGTSMRRLEFKNVIPPNIVPKSTVDRILTIHGEVLGELLSIINNPEGLKQLTNLPRGSAEVELTGLLPIYYVYHFLEKTEKWGILGKEAAASEKELKRKMQAGITSIMSFKMKYKHAFSMWSNKDKSASTWVTALMVKTLADIHEYIPLESQVLTNTIKWLIENCQNDDGSFSEKSQTIPFKLMGAGADVTEKTVFLTSFVMIGIKNAMKVPDANLQAFKISIDRAAQYITSNSKKIESLYATAIASYALTLADIHSMSAVNLYDKIKKKAQVHGNPATVRFWQESKPDKDLLKPTDVTAKTVETTVYVLLNTLTRGDSAYAKPILNWLTQDQRYGGGVHSTQNSILTLEALSKYSILASQATLDMIVDIEYKTKGDISRIRLTQQKPVHKPIQVIKNDDIIIKTAMSSGVSFASLRTVYYEMTENNENCHFDLSIDIHERVPNSDDPMLLSQRIVACAKYKPSENSIETESGMTVMEIHLPTGVTPVQEDLDMYQNGFESRISDYKITGDRVILQIDSIPSDDLYCVGFRIQEEFEVGMTRTSVFRVYEFYAPENECMKSYHKQRRRLLRLCEGDQCHCMAAECCNFKSTIDPTITAERLKNDMCKESIKYAFKVLIESSEAAGDFVIYKAKVKVVLKKEQTDDLKTDSEIDLVKKETCHSTNFEVGKQYLIITAESIKIKVNHGYKYKFPLDSHAWVNWWPLNYDCRDAACKQYISVLEDYEFNFLMSGCEN; encoded by the exons ATGATGGCACGTTTATTTTTGCTCTTCGTACTTCATCTCTTCGTCTGCATTACTGTCCAGGAAAGTGT ATACTTAATCACTGCACCTAAACTGCTGCGACTCGATGCTTCGGAAAATGTGGTGGTGCAGTTGTTTGGTTACGACCAGGAAATTACAGTACATCTTTACCTGAAGAACACACTAGCACCAGTTTATAAAGAATATGCGTCTCTTTGCCTGAAGCTCAACGCTGCGAATAACTATCAAGCTTCCGCTACTTTACGG ATAATGCCCACAGATTTCCCTAAGGAGGACAAGTTTGTCTACCTTCAGGCGATATCCTCTGCTTTCTCTGTACATGAAAAAATCCCAGTCACTACTGTGAACGGTTTTCTCTTTATCCAGACTGACAAGCCGCTTTACACACCCGAACAAGAGG tACAAGTGCGTGTTTACTCCCTCAACGAGGAGCTGAGGAAATCTAGACGACCTGTCACCCTTACATTCGTG GACCCTAACGGTATCAAAGTAGAGATGATTGATATGGAAGACATCATTGGAGCAAAACCACTTCTTCCACCATTCAAAATACCTTTAAAGCCGAC TTATGGAATCTGGAAGATTGTGGCTACTTATGCAAACACTTTTGAAACAACTGCCACTGCTGAGTTTGAGGTCAAAGAATATG TGCTGCCCAGTATTTTACTCCATGTTGAGCCCGAAGCCAACTACATCAGTGAGACGAACTTTGAGTCTTTCAAGTTGAAGATTTCAGCCAA GTATGTTCATGGAACACCAGTTAGCTCTGCAGATATTTTCTTGACGTTCGGATACAGTACACCAGAAGAAACTGTCATGATACCAGAGACATTTTCAAGATACGTG CTGAATAATGGAAAGAAAGAAGTTCACTTAGACATCAAGTCAGCTTTATCATCCATGCCTGATGGGCCTCAAAGTCTGAGTGCCATGAAAGAAAACAGCTTTCTTCGAGTGAGAGTTTTGCTGCAAGAGTCAACTG GTGGTATCTCCCAGGAGGCAGTGCTCTCAAATGTGAGATTTGTGGAAACTCCATTCACACTGAGTCTGATCTCAACCCCTCCTTTCATCAAACCAGGTCTACCATACGCTATGAGA GTCTTGGTGAAGGATCCTTTGGGTAAACCAGTGCAAGGTGTGTCAGTCAAGACAAGGGCAACCATAACCACAGCTGACAATACACTAGACATCCTCAAATTCTTAGGGCACCTGGATACATTGACAAGTACAAGTCGGAAGGATGGAATTGCGTACTTCACCTGTAATATACCTGCTAATGTGAAACAAGCTGAATTCACT TTTAAGACAGAAGATCCTTCTTGGAGTCAGGCTCCCCTAAAACTAAAGACTGAATCATATAAGTCTGTCAACCATCGTTACCTGTACATCGATTTACCTGAATCCTCAGCATTTGAAGTTGGACAGTACATTTATGTCAACGTTTTCTTTGATTTTCGTGACTATCTTTCTCTGAAGACCTTCAGCTACCAG ATCCTTTCCAGAGGAAAAGTTGTGCAGTTTGACACAGTTAAGTGGGGCGGTGAAAAGAATCAGAACCTCAACTTTAAGATCACTCCTGACATGGTGCCGTCTGCTCGGCTAGTGGTGTACTACGTCCTGTACGGGGAGGAAAAAGCAGAGCTGGTAGCAGACTCCACGTGGATTGATGTGAAAGCTAAATGTGTTAACAATTTAAAC gtGGACATATCAGTTCCCATCTCAGAGTATGTCTACAAACCCAAAGATAAACTTGAATTAAGAGTGTCAACTAAAAGCAGAGACGAGTCACTGGTGGCTTTTTCTGCCGTAGATACGGCCCTGTACAACCTGAAATCTAATGACAAGGACCCACTAAAAAAG GTGCTACAACATGTTGAGCAAAGTGACTTGGGTTGTGGAAGGGGAGGAGGCAAAAATAATGCTGATGTGTTTGACCGTGTTGGCCTTATGTTCATCACCAATGCAAACGCCAAAACCTCTAGCGCAG GGGGGGCTTGTTCTGACTTGGTTAGGCCAAAGCGTTCAGTTGACCTGGCACAAAAGTTTGAACAAAAGG CCAAAAGCTATGGGGTGTTCCATGGTTGCTGCAAATCTGGGACAGCGAGTAGCCCGATGCTTGAAACCTGTAGACAACGTTCAGAGAGACTGTCTTATCCTGC AGGTTTTGATTTGCGTAGGAAGAGACTGTGTAAGCGTGCTTTCTTGGAATGCTGTGAATTTGCTATGAAGCATCGCCAAGAGAATACGGACAAAATCATTCTAAGTCGCACAG CAGTCGACTTTCTGGTGGATGCGATGCCATCTCAAATTAGGAGCTACTTCCCTGAGAGCTGGTTATGGGAGGAACACACCAGCAA GTCTGGGTCAGTAAGCATTACCAAAAATCTTCCAGATTCACTGACTACATGGGAGCTGAGAGCAGTTGGGGTATTCAGTGAGG GGATCTGTGTGTCAGAGGAAAAGATTCAGGTGTCCCAGGACATTAGTGTGGATGTGCCCTTGCCTTATTCCATGGTTCGTGGAGAGCAGATTGAGCTCCGGGGTTCAGTCTACAATCAGCGTTTTTCAAGCACTCGG ttcaGTGTGACCCTGACGGCAacagagggagtgtgtgtgtttcgTGGAGCTCAACAGGAAAAACATGGAAAGCCACATGAAAACAAAGGGCTAATAGAAGGTCGTTCAGTGGCCTTGGTCACGTTCTACATCATGGCCTTGGAAGCGGGCACTCATACGCTCACTTTCACTTTAACAACTGCATGGGGCACTGAGAGTGTGGTCAAGAAATTGAAAGTTGTG CCAGAGGGAATTAGAAAGGAAATACAAAGTGGTGGAAGAATAGATCCAAATGGAGTGTTTG GCACATCCATGCGGAGGCTtgagtttaaaaatgtaattcctCCAAACATTGTGCCCAAGTCAACTGTGGATCGTATTCTGACAATTCATG GTGAAGTACTGGGAGAGCTTCTGTCGATAATAAACAACCCAGAAGGCTTAAAACAGTTGACTAACCTGCCACGGGGAAGTGCCGAGGTGGAGCTCACGGGTCTCCTGCCAATTTACTATGTCTACCACTTCCTAGAAAAAACAGAGAAATGGGGCATTCTGGGGAAAGAGGCTGCTGCGAGTGAAAAGGAATTAAAGAGGAAGATGCAAGCTG GCATCACTAGCATCATGTCATTTAAGATGAAGTATAAACATGCCTTTAGCATGTGGTCGAACAAGGACAAATCAGCCAGCACCTG GGTGACAGCTCTCATGGTCAAGACTCTTGCTGACATTCATGAATACATCCCTTTGGAGTCTCAAGTGCTGACCAACACCATCAAATGGCTGATTGAAAATTGTCAGAATGATGATGGCTCTTTCTCTGAGAAATCACAGACCATTCCATTTAAACTCATG GGTGCTGGAGCTGATGTCACTGAAAAGACCGTTTTCCTCACATCTTTTGTCATGATTGGAATTAAAAATGCTATGAAGGTCCCAGACGCTAACTTACAG GCCTTTAAAATCTCTATAGATCGTGCCGCGCAGTACATCACCTCTAACTCAAAGAAGATTGAAAGCTTATATGCTACAGCAATAGCATCTTATGCTCTGACACTTGCAGACATCCATAGTATGTCTGCAGTCAATCTTTATGACAAAATCAAAAAGAAGGCTCAAGTTCATG GGAACCCAGCCACAGTTCGTTTCTGGCAGGAGTCCAAACCTGACAAGGATTTATTAAAACCCACTGATGTGACAGCAAAGACTGTGGAAACTACTGTTTACGTCCTGCTTAACACTTTAACCAGAGGTGATTCCGCCTATGCAAAACCCATCCTGAACTGGTTAACACAAGACCAGAGATACGGAGGGGGTGTCCATTCAACACAG AACAGCATTCTCACTTTGGAGGCGCTTAGCAAGTACAGCATCTTAGCCAGTCAAGCCACCTTAGACATGATCGTTGACATTGAATACAAGACTAAAGGTGACATCAGCAGAATCAGACTAACTCAACAGAAGCCTGTGCATAAACCAATACAG gtgatcaaaaatgatgataTTATCATCAAAACTGCAATGAGCTCTGGTGTGTCATTCGCCAGT CTGAGAACAGTGTACTATGAGATGACAGAAAACaatgaaaattgccattttgattTATCAATTGACATTCATGAACGTGTCCCAAATTCAGATG ATCCTATGCTTTTGTCACAGCGGATTGTGGCCTGTGCAAA ATACAAGCCATCTGAAAATTCAATTGAAACGGAGTCAGGAATGACTGTGATGGAAATTCATTTGCCGACCGGTGTGACCCCGGTCCAGGAAGATCTAGATatg TACCAGAATGGATTTGAGTCTCGGATATCAGACTATAAAATCACAGGTGACCGAGTCATCCTTCAGATAGATTCG ATACCATCAGATGACTTATACTGTGTGGGTTTCCGTATTCAAGAGGAATTTGAAGTTGGCATGACCAGAACCTCAGTGTTCAGAGTTTATGAATTTTATGCTCCAG AGAATGAGTGTATGAAGTCGTACCACAAACAAAGACGCAGACTGTTACGACTCTGTGAGGGAGACCAATGCCATTGCATGGCAG CGGAATGCTGCAACTTTAAATCCACCATTGATCCCACAATCACTGCTGAACGGCTTAAAAATGACATGTGCAAAGAAAGCATaaaatatg CATTTAAAGTGTTAATTGAATCATCTGAGGCAGCAGGAGATTTCGTGATCTACAAAGCAAAAGTTAAAGTAGTTCTCAAAAAAG AACAAACAGATGACCTAAAAACAGATTCCGAAATTGATTTGGTGAAAAAGGAAACTTGCCATTCAACAAATTTCGAAGTTGGCAAGCAGTATCTGATCATAACTGCTGAAAGTATTAAGATAAAAGTGAATCATGGTTATAA GTATAAGTTTCCTTTGGACTCACATGCTTGGGTCAACTGGTGGCCACTTAACTATGACTGCAGAGATGCTGCCTGCAAACAATACATCAGTGTTTTGGAGGATTATGAATTTAATTTCTTAATGTCTGGCTGTGAAAATTAA